One Kitasatospora sp. NBC_01266 genomic window carries:
- a CDS encoding GNAT family N-acetyltransferase → MCDTLAAVPAATWAALATGAGLYFSHEWLSLVEQETPGRCRYLLAHDGAGIAGALPVYLVAGEPNPYYDPQLLFRAAVPGRGGRYCVAGSRSGYSGELLLADRLTQAEQRCAVAALLDELAVLARAEGQQHAFLLYLNARGLRQVAGYAEDLSPVLSYSGDAWLEAPGRSFDDYLAGLASGRRWTVRKEVRRFAEQGLTAVRADPRERLDLIVEFARLGNEKYGIEESEDELRTRFERQCAVLGEHGVLIEGRRGETVVGMALSYRWEDRLYLRMAGFDQSAPAGAYPYFNLVIYESLRYCYETGLRGVHLGTGSHDAKSARGARIGPLASVALPAAGAAGADPAAPTARSGVRRYWQQQVASRPHLVDRDLWRPWLDL, encoded by the coding sequence GTGTGCGACACGCTCGCGGCGGTGCCGGCGGCGACCTGGGCGGCGCTGGCCACCGGGGCCGGCCTGTACTTCTCCCACGAGTGGCTCTCGCTCGTGGAGCAGGAGACTCCGGGGCGCTGCCGCTACCTGCTGGCCCACGACGGCGCGGGGATCGCCGGTGCCCTGCCGGTCTACCTGGTGGCCGGGGAGCCCAACCCGTACTACGACCCGCAGTTGCTGTTCCGTGCCGCAGTGCCGGGCCGCGGCGGGCGGTACTGCGTGGCCGGCAGCCGCAGCGGCTACAGCGGCGAACTGCTGCTGGCCGACCGGCTCACGCAGGCCGAGCAGCGCTGCGCGGTCGCGGCGCTGCTCGACGAACTGGCCGTACTGGCCCGGGCGGAGGGGCAGCAGCACGCGTTCCTGCTCTACCTCAACGCGCGGGGGCTGCGGCAGGTCGCGGGCTACGCCGAGGACCTCTCCCCGGTGCTCAGCTACAGCGGCGACGCCTGGCTCGAGGCGCCCGGCCGGAGCTTCGACGACTACCTCGCCGGGTTGGCGTCCGGGCGGCGCTGGACCGTCCGGAAGGAGGTCCGCCGCTTCGCCGAGCAGGGCCTGACCGCAGTGCGCGCCGATCCGCGTGAACGGCTCGACCTGATCGTGGAGTTCGCGCGGCTGGGCAACGAGAAGTACGGGATCGAGGAGAGCGAGGACGAGCTGCGGACGCGGTTCGAGCGGCAGTGCGCGGTACTCGGCGAGCACGGGGTGCTGATCGAGGGCCGGCGCGGGGAGACGGTGGTCGGGATGGCGCTCAGCTACCGCTGGGAGGACCGGCTCTACCTGCGGATGGCCGGGTTCGACCAGAGCGCGCCGGCCGGCGCCTACCCGTACTTCAACCTGGTGATCTACGAGTCGCTCCGGTACTGCTACGAGACCGGCCTGCGCGGTGTCCACCTGGGCACCGGGTCCCACGACGCCAAGTCCGCCCGAGGAGCGCGGATCGGACCGCTCGCCAGTGTCGCGCTGCCCGCGGCGGGTGCGGCGGGCGCCGATCCGGCCGCGCCGACCGCGCGGTCCGGGGTGCGCCGCTACTGGCAGCAGCAGGTCGCGAGTCGGCCGCATCTGGTCGACCGGGACCTGTGGCGGCCCTGGCTCGACCTCTGA
- a CDS encoding ABC transporter ATP-binding protein yields MALRHWPVLVLDCFFNMMWAAGLALTPAVIGEAVNTGLVAKDQTALVGWGLAVLGLGIGTALSAMAVERLELRVKVEPGYRTMQFVTRQACELGTTVDREVSAGDLVTVGVSDIGLIGETLQYGARGVGGVVGFVSVAVLMLVASWQVGLLVLIAVPAILVVTTRLAGVLRSRQSQLRTDQRELTDQAVDIVRGLRVLRGIGGEELFAGRYRDGSQRLRSTALRQALASAMLGAARTFLPSLLLAGVVALAAELVLTRHLSAGQMVAFYGYATYLMIPLNQMTFAVSTAMQGHVAAASVTRLLALRPDLAPGPRTGAMPGPGVLADPVSDLRVPAGGLTAVVCAAGDAVALADRLGRYVESGTTYAGRSLAGLPLAGVRERIMVTTADAHLFAGPLRRELDPADRVAGGDLDDQLWAAIDAAAARDIVEALPDRLDTSVAAGGREFSGGQQQRLRLARALMADPEVLILIDPTSAVDANTEKKMAEGIARLRQGRATVVFTTSILLLRQADQVALVLDGTVAAEGSHGSLMADERYRSLVERGTAAV; encoded by the coding sequence ATGGCGCTCAGGCATTGGCCCGTCCTCGTTCTCGACTGCTTCTTCAACATGATGTGGGCGGCGGGACTGGCGCTGACCCCGGCCGTGATCGGGGAGGCCGTCAACACCGGCCTGGTGGCGAAGGACCAGACGGCACTGGTCGGTTGGGGCCTGGCGGTGCTGGGTCTCGGCATCGGCACGGCGCTGTCCGCCATGGCGGTGGAGCGCCTCGAACTCAGGGTCAAAGTCGAACCCGGCTACCGGACCATGCAGTTCGTCACCCGTCAGGCCTGCGAGCTGGGCACGACGGTCGACCGGGAGGTGTCGGCCGGTGACCTCGTCACCGTCGGCGTCTCGGACATCGGCCTGATCGGCGAGACGCTGCAGTACGGCGCCCGCGGTGTGGGCGGGGTGGTCGGGTTCGTCTCCGTCGCCGTGCTCATGCTGGTCGCCTCCTGGCAGGTCGGACTGCTGGTGCTGATCGCGGTCCCGGCCATCCTGGTCGTCACCACGCGGCTGGCCGGGGTGCTGCGCAGCCGGCAGAGCCAGCTCCGCACAGATCAGCGCGAACTCACCGACCAGGCCGTCGACATCGTCCGCGGGCTGCGGGTGCTGCGCGGGATCGGCGGCGAGGAGCTGTTCGCCGGCCGGTACCGCGACGGGTCGCAGCGGCTGCGGTCCACCGCGCTGCGGCAGGCACTGGCATCGGCGATGCTGGGCGCGGCCAGGACCTTCCTGCCGAGCCTGCTGCTCGCCGGCGTGGTGGCCCTGGCCGCGGAACTGGTGCTGACCAGGCACCTGAGCGCCGGGCAGATGGTCGCCTTCTACGGGTACGCCACGTACCTGATGATTCCGCTCAACCAGATGACGTTCGCCGTCTCCACGGCCATGCAGGGTCATGTGGCCGCCGCGAGCGTCACCCGGCTGCTCGCCCTGCGGCCGGACCTCGCGCCGGGTCCGCGGACGGGCGCGATGCCCGGTCCCGGCGTGCTGGCCGACCCGGTGTCGGACCTGCGGGTGCCGGCCGGCGGGCTGACCGCCGTGGTGTGCGCCGCGGGTGACGCGGTCGCGCTGGCGGACCGGTTGGGGCGCTATGTCGAGTCCGGCACGACGTACGCCGGCCGGTCGCTGGCCGGCCTGCCGCTGGCCGGGGTCCGCGAACGCATCATGGTCACCACCGCCGACGCGCACCTGTTCGCCGGGCCGCTGCGCCGCGAGCTGGATCCGGCGGACCGGGTGGCCGGTGGCGACCTGGACGATCAGCTGTGGGCGGCCATCGACGCGGCCGCCGCCCGGGACATCGTCGAGGCGCTGCCGGACCGCCTGGACACCAGCGTGGCCGCCGGCGGCCGGGAGTTCTCCGGCGGCCAGCAGCAGCGGCTGCGGCTGGCCCGCGCCCTGATGGCCGATCCGGAGGTGCTGATCCTGATCGACCCGACCAGCGCCGTCGACGCGAACACGGAGAAGAAGATGGCCGAGGGAATCGCGAGGCTGCGCCAGGGCCGCGCCACCGTCGTGTTCACCACGAGCATCCTGCTGCTGAGGCAGGCCGACCAGGTGGCCCTGGTCCTCGACGGCACGGTGGCGGCCGAGGGCTCCCACGGGTCGCTGATGGCGGACGAGCGCTACCGGTCCCTGGTGGAGCGCGGGACGGCCGCCGTATGA
- a CDS encoding ABC transporter ATP-binding protein: MSELPVATNRELRAYARRTIGAHRAEFGLVVCLQALSAIAGLFAPWLLGNLVADVTHGHDTVLRLVLLILGCLAVQAVLVRLAGYAAAALGEKILAALREEFVADLLALPPEVVEDADRGDLLTRTTRDIGLMSNAVRSAIPATMTSIGVVGFTFGALLLISPVLLLPGLLSVPVLFGAARWYLRRAHEGYLREAASYSRLTESLAETVEGARTVEAMRLTARRMDQLNEDIANSYAAERYTLRLRNVLLPLCDASYCLPVAAMLVLGGTLYLHGMVSLAAVTAGTLYASQLLNPLDQLVSWLDSLQSAGAALARLLGFERFREPASAATATTAPALAEALPAGHGTVPRPRPRSRDIEVRDLHYAYQPGHDVLRGIDLTIRQGEWLAVVGPSGAGKSTLAKLLAGIYQPHTGGIAIGGRDLVGLAPAERRATVALVTQEHHVFRGTLRDNLTIARPQAGDEEIAAALTAVGAWDWAEAAGVDSAVGPGGAALDPAKVQQLALARLILANPDILILDEATSLLNPQAARRLERSLAAVTSGRTVIAVVHRLHTARDADRIAVLDDGRITEFGTHEELLAKDGAYAGLWGAWQG; the protein is encoded by the coding sequence ATGAGCGAGCTGCCCGTCGCCACCAATCGCGAGCTGCGCGCCTACGCGCGGCGCACCATCGGGGCCCACCGCGCCGAATTCGGCCTGGTGGTCTGCCTCCAGGCGCTCTCGGCGATCGCCGGGCTGTTCGCCCCGTGGCTGCTCGGCAACCTGGTCGCGGACGTGACGCACGGCCACGACACGGTGCTGCGCCTGGTCCTGCTGATCCTCGGCTGCCTGGCCGTCCAGGCCGTACTGGTCCGGCTCGCCGGGTACGCCGCGGCCGCGCTCGGGGAGAAGATCCTGGCCGCGCTGCGGGAGGAGTTCGTGGCGGACCTGCTGGCGCTGCCCCCGGAGGTCGTCGAGGACGCGGACCGCGGTGACCTGCTCACCCGGACCACCCGCGACATCGGCCTGATGTCCAACGCCGTGCGCTCCGCGATCCCGGCGACCATGACCTCGATCGGCGTCGTCGGGTTCACCTTCGGTGCCCTGCTGCTGATCAGCCCGGTCCTGCTGCTGCCCGGCCTGCTCTCGGTGCCGGTGCTGTTCGGCGCGGCGCGCTGGTACCTGCGGCGGGCGCACGAGGGATACCTGCGCGAGGCCGCGTCCTACTCCCGGCTGACCGAGAGCCTGGCCGAGACCGTCGAGGGCGCCCGTACCGTCGAGGCGATGCGGCTGACCGCCCGCCGGATGGACCAGCTCAACGAGGACATCGCCAACTCCTACGCCGCCGAGCGCTACACCCTGCGGCTGCGCAACGTCCTGCTCCCGCTGTGCGACGCCAGCTACTGCCTGCCGGTGGCCGCGATGCTGGTCCTCGGCGGCACGCTCTACCTGCACGGCATGGTCTCCCTGGCCGCCGTGACGGCCGGCACGCTGTACGCCTCGCAACTGCTCAACCCGCTGGACCAGCTGGTCTCCTGGCTGGACTCGCTCCAGTCGGCGGGGGCCGCGCTGGCCCGCCTGCTGGGCTTCGAGCGGTTCCGGGAACCCGCCTCGGCGGCGACGGCAACGACGGCACCGGCCTTGGCCGAAGCGCTGCCCGCGGGGCACGGCACGGTGCCGCGACCCCGGCCGCGGTCGCGGGACATCGAGGTGCGGGATCTCCACTACGCCTACCAGCCGGGGCACGACGTGCTGCGCGGCATAGACCTGACCATCAGGCAGGGCGAATGGCTCGCCGTGGTCGGCCCCTCGGGCGCCGGCAAGTCGACGCTCGCCAAGCTGCTGGCCGGGATCTACCAGCCGCACACCGGCGGCATCGCCATCGGCGGCCGGGACCTGGTCGGCCTGGCACCCGCCGAGCGGCGCGCCACGGTGGCCCTGGTGACCCAGGAGCACCACGTCTTCCGCGGCACGCTGCGCGACAACCTGACCATCGCGCGCCCGCAGGCCGGGGACGAGGAGATAGCCGCCGCGCTGACCGCCGTCGGGGCCTGGGACTGGGCCGAGGCGGCGGGCGTGGACAGCGCGGTCGGTCCCGGCGGAGCGGCGCTGGACCCGGCGAAGGTGCAGCAACTGGCCCTGGCCCGGCTGATCCTGGCGAATCCCGACATCCTGATCCTGGATGAGGCGACCTCGCTGCTGAATCCCCAGGCCGCGCGGCGGCTGGAACGGTCGCTGGCCGCCGTCACCAGCGGCCGGACCGTGATCGCCGTGGTGCACCGGCTGCACACCGCCCGGGACGCCGACCGGATCGCGGTTCTCGATGACGGCCGGATCACCGAGTTCGGCACCCATGAGGAACTGCTCGCCAAGGACGGCGCCTACGCGGGACTGTGGGGCGCCTGGCAGGGGTAG
- a CDS encoding acyl carrier protein, which produces MSHRILDQVRAAWGDVFGTVPAGPDEDFFVCGGNSILAIRLQQALLVRTGTAVSVAELLRHRTIGAQAAHIGSASKSESGQDRVPGREC; this is translated from the coding sequence TTGAGCCATCGGATACTGGACCAGGTGCGGGCGGCCTGGGGAGACGTGTTCGGGACCGTTCCAGCCGGCCCGGACGAGGATTTCTTCGTCTGCGGCGGCAATTCCATTCTGGCCATCAGGCTGCAGCAGGCCCTGCTCGTCCGGACCGGGACGGCGGTCAGCGTCGCGGAACTCCTGCGGCACCGGACGATCGGTGCACAGGCCGCACATATCGGCAGCGCTTCGAAGAGCGAGAGCGGTCAGGACCGTGTGCCCGGCCGTGAATGTTGA